Proteins encoded within one genomic window of Paroedura picta isolate Pp20150507F chromosome 17, Ppicta_v3.0, whole genome shotgun sequence:
- the TRAP1 gene encoding heat shock protein 75 kDa, mitochondrial isoform X1: MAALRVRGARCLLRLLRDGLGGAAGRPGNGGAARPFGAPAGPARGRPRTTRPPALPWPAGPRRFSTRAAESGEAKQEAEAARHTLIGATESVRGAAASYEFQAETKKLLDIVARSLYSEKEVFIRELISNGSDALEKMRHQLISEGKVLPDLEIHLQTDPERGTLIIQDTGIGMTQEELISNLGTIARSGSKAFLEVLQNKEEAGSKIIGQFGVGFYSAFMVADKVEVFSQSAQPGALGCYWCSDGSGMFEISEASGVRTGTKIILHLKEDCKEFAIEERVQSVITKYSNFISFPLYLNGKRTNAMQALWMMDPKDVGEEQHREFYRFIAQAYDEPRYVLHYKTDAPLNICSIFYVPEMKPSMLDISRELDSSVALYSRKVLILTKATDILPKWLRFLKGVVDSEDVPLNLSRELLQESALLRKLREVLQRRLTNFFVTQSKKDPKKYAKFFEDYGLFIREGIVTVAEQEVKEDIAKLLRYESSVLPAGQLTSLAEYASRMPAGSRNIYYLCAPNRHLAEASPYYEAMKKKDAEVLFCYEQFDELTLLHLREFDKKKLISVETDIVVDHYKEEKFEENHAAEHLSSQDVEGLLAWMRNALGSRVTAIKVTPRLDTHPAMITVLEMGAARHFLRMQQLAKTSEERAQILQPTLEINTGHPLIKKLSQLRTTYPDLAQMLLDQIYDNAMIAAGLNDDPRPIVNRLNTLLTKALEKF; encoded by the exons ATGGCGGCGCTGCGGGTGCGGGGCGCGCGCTGCCTCCTGCGATTGCTCCGCGACGGGCTCGGGGGGGCGGCGGGGCGGCCGGGGAACGGCGGAGCCGCCCGCCCCTTCGgcgctcccgcagggcccgcgcgGGGGAGGCCGCGGACGAcgcgcccgcccgccctgccCTGGCCCGCCGGCCCGCGCCGCTTCAGCACACGGGCGGCCGAGAGCGGCGAGGCCAAGCAGGAGGCGGAGGCCGCGCGGCACACGCTCATCGGGGCCACGGAGAGCGTCCGAG GCGCTGCTGCCAGTTACGAGTTCCAGGCCGAGACCAAGAAGCTGCTGGACATTGTAGCCCGTTCCCTTTACTCAGAGAAGGAG GTGTTTATTCGGGAGCTGATCTCCAATGGCAGTGATGCCCTGGAGAAGATGCGTCACCAGCTGATTTCTGAAGGGAAAGTCCTGCCAGACCTAGAAATCCATCTCCAGACAGATCCCGAGAGGGGAACACTCATCATCCAG GACACAGGCATTGGGATGACTCAAGAGGAGCTTATTTCTAATCTTGGCACCATCGCAAGGTCAGGCTCCAag GCTTTCCTGGAAGTTCTTCAGAACAAGGAGGAGGCCGGCAGTAAGATCATCGGCCAGTTTGGGGTGGGCTTCTACTCTGCCTTTATGGTGGCAGATAAGGTGGAAGTGTTCTCACAGTCCGCACAGCCAGGCGCCCTCGGCTGCTACTGGTGTTCTGATGG TTCAGGAATGTTTGAGATATCAGAAGCCTCTGGAGTCCGAACTGGGACCAAAATAATTCTTCATCTCAAGGAAGATTGCAAGGAGTTTGCTATTGAGGAGCGAGTCCAGT CGGTCATCACCAAATACAGCAACTTCATCAGCTTTCCACTCTACCTCAATGGGAAACGCACCAACGCCATGCAG GCTCTCTGGATGATGGACCCCAAGGACGTTGGAGAAGAGCAGCACAGAGAGTTCTACCGCTTCATTGCCCAGGCCTACGACGAGCCCCGCTACGTTCTCCACTATAAGACTGATGCCCCGCTCAACATCTGCAGCATCTTCTATGTGCCAGAAATG AAACCCTCTATGCTCGACATCAGCCGAGAGCTGGACTCCAGTGTGGCCCTGTACAGTCGCAAAGTCCTGATCCTGACCAAGGCCACGGACATCTTGCCCAAATGGCTGCGCTTCCTCAAAG GGGTGGTGGACAGCGAGGATGTCCCCTTGAACCTCAGCCGGGAGCTACTTCAGGAGAGCGCCCTCCTCAG GAAGCTCCGAGAGGTCTTGCAGAGGCGACTGACAAACTTCTTTGTTACCCAGAGCAAGAAGGACCCAAAGAAATACGCCAAGTTCTTTGAGGATTATGGTCTCTTCATCCGTGAGGGAATTGTCACAGTGGCGGAACAAGAAGTCAAG GAGGACATAGCCAAGCTTCTGCGGTATGAGTCCTCAGTCctgcctgctggccagctgaccaGCCTGGCGGAGTATGCCAGCCGCATGCCAGCTGGCAGCAGGAACATCTACTATCTGTGTGCCCCCAACCGTCATCTGGCTGAAGCTTCTCCATACTATGAGGCCATGAAGAAGAAGGATGCAGAG GTGCTGTTCTGCTACGAGCAGTTTGACGAACTGACGCTCCTCCACCTGCGGGAGTTTGATAAAAAGAAACTGATATCAGTGGAAACGGATATTGTGGTGGACCACTACAAGGAAGAGAAGTTTGAGGAGAACCATGCAG CAGAACACCTGAGTTCACAGGACGTGGAGGGTCTCCTGGCCTGGATGAGGAATGCTCTGGGGTCACGGGTGACTGCTATCAAG GTGACACCACGGCTGGACACGCACCCAGCCATGATCACTGTGCTGGAGATGGGTGCTGCCCGCCACTTCCTGCGCATGCAACAGTTGGCAAAGACCAGCGAAGAGCGTGCCCAGATCCTGCAGCCAACACTGGAGATAAATACGGG GCACCCTCTGATCAAGAAACTCAGCCAGCTACGGACCACCTACCCGGATCTGGCCCAGATGCTGCTTGACCAG ATCTATGACAATGCAATGATAGCTGCGGGATTGAATGATGATCCCAGGCCCATTGTGAATCGACTGAACACCCTCCTCACTAAAGCCCTGGAGAAGTTCTGA
- the TRAP1 gene encoding heat shock protein 75 kDa, mitochondrial isoform X3: protein MRYRSPGAAASYEFQAETKKLLDIVARSLYSEKEVFIRELISNGSDALEKMRHQLISEGKVLPDLEIHLQTDPERGTLIIQDTGIGMTQEELISNLGTIARSGSKAFLEVLQNKEEAGSKIIGQFGVGFYSAFMVADKVEVFSQSAQPGALGCYWCSDGSGMFEISEASGVRTGTKIILHLKEDCKEFAIEERVQSVITKYSNFISFPLYLNGKRTNAMQALWMMDPKDVGEEQHREFYRFIAQAYDEPRYVLHYKTDAPLNICSIFYVPEMKPSMLDISRELDSSVALYSRKVLILTKATDILPKWLRFLKGVVDSEDVPLNLSRELLQESALLRKLREVLQRRLTNFFVTQSKKDPKKYAKFFEDYGLFIREGIVTVAEQEVKEDIAKLLRYESSVLPAGQLTSLAEYASRMPAGSRNIYYLCAPNRHLAEASPYYEAMKKKDAEVLFCYEQFDELTLLHLREFDKKKLISVETDIVVDHYKEEKFEENHAAEHLSSQDVEGLLAWMRNALGSRVTAIKVTPRLDTHPAMITVLEMGAARHFLRMQQLAKTSEERAQILQPTLEINTGHPLIKKLSQLRTTYPDLAQMLLDQIYDNAMIAAGLNDDPRPIVNRLNTLLTKALEKF from the exons ATGCGCTATCGCTCGCCGG GCGCTGCTGCCAGTTACGAGTTCCAGGCCGAGACCAAGAAGCTGCTGGACATTGTAGCCCGTTCCCTTTACTCAGAGAAGGAG GTGTTTATTCGGGAGCTGATCTCCAATGGCAGTGATGCCCTGGAGAAGATGCGTCACCAGCTGATTTCTGAAGGGAAAGTCCTGCCAGACCTAGAAATCCATCTCCAGACAGATCCCGAGAGGGGAACACTCATCATCCAG GACACAGGCATTGGGATGACTCAAGAGGAGCTTATTTCTAATCTTGGCACCATCGCAAGGTCAGGCTCCAag GCTTTCCTGGAAGTTCTTCAGAACAAGGAGGAGGCCGGCAGTAAGATCATCGGCCAGTTTGGGGTGGGCTTCTACTCTGCCTTTATGGTGGCAGATAAGGTGGAAGTGTTCTCACAGTCCGCACAGCCAGGCGCCCTCGGCTGCTACTGGTGTTCTGATGG TTCAGGAATGTTTGAGATATCAGAAGCCTCTGGAGTCCGAACTGGGACCAAAATAATTCTTCATCTCAAGGAAGATTGCAAGGAGTTTGCTATTGAGGAGCGAGTCCAGT CGGTCATCACCAAATACAGCAACTTCATCAGCTTTCCACTCTACCTCAATGGGAAACGCACCAACGCCATGCAG GCTCTCTGGATGATGGACCCCAAGGACGTTGGAGAAGAGCAGCACAGAGAGTTCTACCGCTTCATTGCCCAGGCCTACGACGAGCCCCGCTACGTTCTCCACTATAAGACTGATGCCCCGCTCAACATCTGCAGCATCTTCTATGTGCCAGAAATG AAACCCTCTATGCTCGACATCAGCCGAGAGCTGGACTCCAGTGTGGCCCTGTACAGTCGCAAAGTCCTGATCCTGACCAAGGCCACGGACATCTTGCCCAAATGGCTGCGCTTCCTCAAAG GGGTGGTGGACAGCGAGGATGTCCCCTTGAACCTCAGCCGGGAGCTACTTCAGGAGAGCGCCCTCCTCAG GAAGCTCCGAGAGGTCTTGCAGAGGCGACTGACAAACTTCTTTGTTACCCAGAGCAAGAAGGACCCAAAGAAATACGCCAAGTTCTTTGAGGATTATGGTCTCTTCATCCGTGAGGGAATTGTCACAGTGGCGGAACAAGAAGTCAAG GAGGACATAGCCAAGCTTCTGCGGTATGAGTCCTCAGTCctgcctgctggccagctgaccaGCCTGGCGGAGTATGCCAGCCGCATGCCAGCTGGCAGCAGGAACATCTACTATCTGTGTGCCCCCAACCGTCATCTGGCTGAAGCTTCTCCATACTATGAGGCCATGAAGAAGAAGGATGCAGAG GTGCTGTTCTGCTACGAGCAGTTTGACGAACTGACGCTCCTCCACCTGCGGGAGTTTGATAAAAAGAAACTGATATCAGTGGAAACGGATATTGTGGTGGACCACTACAAGGAAGAGAAGTTTGAGGAGAACCATGCAG CAGAACACCTGAGTTCACAGGACGTGGAGGGTCTCCTGGCCTGGATGAGGAATGCTCTGGGGTCACGGGTGACTGCTATCAAG GTGACACCACGGCTGGACACGCACCCAGCCATGATCACTGTGCTGGAGATGGGTGCTGCCCGCCACTTCCTGCGCATGCAACAGTTGGCAAAGACCAGCGAAGAGCGTGCCCAGATCCTGCAGCCAACACTGGAGATAAATACGGG GCACCCTCTGATCAAGAAACTCAGCCAGCTACGGACCACCTACCCGGATCTGGCCCAGATGCTGCTTGACCAG ATCTATGACAATGCAATGATAGCTGCGGGATTGAATGATGATCCCAGGCCCATTGTGAATCGACTGAACACCCTCCTCACTAAAGCCCTGGAGAAGTTCTGA
- the TRAP1 gene encoding heat shock protein 75 kDa, mitochondrial isoform X2, which produces MAALRVRGARCLLRLLRDGLGGAAGRPGNGGAARPFGAPAGPARGRPRTTRPPALPWPAGPRRFSTRAAESGEAKQEAEAARHTLIGATESVRGAAASYEFQAETKKLLDIVARSLYSEKEVFIRELISNGSDALEKMRHQLISEGKVLPDLEIHLQTDPERGTLIIQDTGIGMTQEELISNLGTIARSGSKAFLEVLQNKEEAGSKIIGQFGVGFYSAFMVADKVEVFSQSAQPGALGCYWCSDGSGMFEISEASGVRTGTKIILHLKEDCKEFAIEERVQSVITKYSNFISFPLYLNGKRTNAMQALWMMDPKDVGEEQHREFYRFIAQAYDEPRYVLHYKTDAPLNICSIFYVPEMKPSMLDISRELDSSVALYSRKVLILTKATDILPKWLRFLKGVVDSEDVPLNLSRELLQESALLRKLREVLQRRLTNFFVTQSKKDPKKYAKFFEDYGLFIREGIVTVAEQEVKEDIAKLLRYESSVLPAGQLTSLAEYASRMPAGSRNIYYLCAPNRHLAEASPYYEAMKKKDAEVLFCYEQFDELTLLHLREFDKKKLISVETDIVVDHYKEEKFEENHAEHLSSQDVEGLLAWMRNALGSRVTAIKVTPRLDTHPAMITVLEMGAARHFLRMQQLAKTSEERAQILQPTLEINTGHPLIKKLSQLRTTYPDLAQMLLDQIYDNAMIAAGLNDDPRPIVNRLNTLLTKALEKF; this is translated from the exons ATGGCGGCGCTGCGGGTGCGGGGCGCGCGCTGCCTCCTGCGATTGCTCCGCGACGGGCTCGGGGGGGCGGCGGGGCGGCCGGGGAACGGCGGAGCCGCCCGCCCCTTCGgcgctcccgcagggcccgcgcgGGGGAGGCCGCGGACGAcgcgcccgcccgccctgccCTGGCCCGCCGGCCCGCGCCGCTTCAGCACACGGGCGGCCGAGAGCGGCGAGGCCAAGCAGGAGGCGGAGGCCGCGCGGCACACGCTCATCGGGGCCACGGAGAGCGTCCGAG GCGCTGCTGCCAGTTACGAGTTCCAGGCCGAGACCAAGAAGCTGCTGGACATTGTAGCCCGTTCCCTTTACTCAGAGAAGGAG GTGTTTATTCGGGAGCTGATCTCCAATGGCAGTGATGCCCTGGAGAAGATGCGTCACCAGCTGATTTCTGAAGGGAAAGTCCTGCCAGACCTAGAAATCCATCTCCAGACAGATCCCGAGAGGGGAACACTCATCATCCAG GACACAGGCATTGGGATGACTCAAGAGGAGCTTATTTCTAATCTTGGCACCATCGCAAGGTCAGGCTCCAag GCTTTCCTGGAAGTTCTTCAGAACAAGGAGGAGGCCGGCAGTAAGATCATCGGCCAGTTTGGGGTGGGCTTCTACTCTGCCTTTATGGTGGCAGATAAGGTGGAAGTGTTCTCACAGTCCGCACAGCCAGGCGCCCTCGGCTGCTACTGGTGTTCTGATGG TTCAGGAATGTTTGAGATATCAGAAGCCTCTGGAGTCCGAACTGGGACCAAAATAATTCTTCATCTCAAGGAAGATTGCAAGGAGTTTGCTATTGAGGAGCGAGTCCAGT CGGTCATCACCAAATACAGCAACTTCATCAGCTTTCCACTCTACCTCAATGGGAAACGCACCAACGCCATGCAG GCTCTCTGGATGATGGACCCCAAGGACGTTGGAGAAGAGCAGCACAGAGAGTTCTACCGCTTCATTGCCCAGGCCTACGACGAGCCCCGCTACGTTCTCCACTATAAGACTGATGCCCCGCTCAACATCTGCAGCATCTTCTATGTGCCAGAAATG AAACCCTCTATGCTCGACATCAGCCGAGAGCTGGACTCCAGTGTGGCCCTGTACAGTCGCAAAGTCCTGATCCTGACCAAGGCCACGGACATCTTGCCCAAATGGCTGCGCTTCCTCAAAG GGGTGGTGGACAGCGAGGATGTCCCCTTGAACCTCAGCCGGGAGCTACTTCAGGAGAGCGCCCTCCTCAG GAAGCTCCGAGAGGTCTTGCAGAGGCGACTGACAAACTTCTTTGTTACCCAGAGCAAGAAGGACCCAAAGAAATACGCCAAGTTCTTTGAGGATTATGGTCTCTTCATCCGTGAGGGAATTGTCACAGTGGCGGAACAAGAAGTCAAG GAGGACATAGCCAAGCTTCTGCGGTATGAGTCCTCAGTCctgcctgctggccagctgaccaGCCTGGCGGAGTATGCCAGCCGCATGCCAGCTGGCAGCAGGAACATCTACTATCTGTGTGCCCCCAACCGTCATCTGGCTGAAGCTTCTCCATACTATGAGGCCATGAAGAAGAAGGATGCAGAG GTGCTGTTCTGCTACGAGCAGTTTGACGAACTGACGCTCCTCCACCTGCGGGAGTTTGATAAAAAGAAACTGATATCAGTGGAAACGGATATTGTGGTGGACCACTACAAGGAAGAGAAGTTTGAGGAGAACCATGCAG AACACCTGAGTTCACAGGACGTGGAGGGTCTCCTGGCCTGGATGAGGAATGCTCTGGGGTCACGGGTGACTGCTATCAAG GTGACACCACGGCTGGACACGCACCCAGCCATGATCACTGTGCTGGAGATGGGTGCTGCCCGCCACTTCCTGCGCATGCAACAGTTGGCAAAGACCAGCGAAGAGCGTGCCCAGATCCTGCAGCCAACACTGGAGATAAATACGGG GCACCCTCTGATCAAGAAACTCAGCCAGCTACGGACCACCTACCCGGATCTGGCCCAGATGCTGCTTGACCAG ATCTATGACAATGCAATGATAGCTGCGGGATTGAATGATGATCCCAGGCCCATTGTGAATCGACTGAACACCCTCCTCACTAAAGCCCTGGAGAAGTTCTGA